The following DNA comes from Brassica oleracea var. oleracea cultivar TO1000 chromosome C5, BOL, whole genome shotgun sequence.
GTATGGCTAAGATCAATAAGCCGACACATCTGTTCAAGCAGTGGGATTGACGAAAATACGGAGCCAACTATTCTATATGAAGATAACGCGGCATGTGTTGCTCAAACGAAGGAAGGATATATCAAAAGCGATAGAACCAAACATATACCTCCGAAGTTCTTCTCATATACTCAAGAGCTCGAGAAGAATAAAGAGATTGAAGTAAGATATGTTCGATCATGCGACAATGCAGCCGATCTCTTCACAAAATCACTCCCTACCTCGGTATTCAGAAAACACATCCATAACATTGGAATGCGTCATCAGAATGATGTATGACTGCTTATTCGAGGGGGAGCTTACGTGGTTGTACTCTTTTTATCTTACTATGGTTTTTCCCATTGGGTTTTCCTGGAAAGGTTTTTAACGAGGCAACAAAGACGTTAACCGAGAGTGGATAGTGACACCGGTCCCCAAGGGGGAGTGTCATGAAAGACAGCCAGCAGCCAGCCGAAAACGTTGAAAAATATAAAAGATGTGGGGTCCACTGCACTATTTGCACAGTGAATTGCTTTCTATATATACGAACATTTTCGTTCGTTGTATCACGCATCCTCAACCTTCTCTTCTTTCTATAATAAACTATTTCTATCAGTGTTAAAAATTCTACGGGTATAAATTTTGTTCTTATTCAAATTCCCGCGATACAATAAAATTCCAGTTCTTTTTATAACAGTTATAACTTTCTTTAAAAATTCGTTAAATGACAAGTGTTTTTTCACCTGCATCTCTTCCTCCAATTTTTTTTTTTTTTTTAAACTATAAAACTGAATAAAGTATGTAGTATGGCTGTTGTTAAAATGGTTTTTCCTCTCCCAATTTTTTTACAGATTTACAAACTCTAATAGAAGGAGATAAAAGAGAAGAATATCACCTAACTAATATTATTATACACATGTACATGTGACTGAAACAGAAGTTGATATGTTTGAATTAGAACCCAGTGTCCAAACGTTTTCCATCTACATACACGCACGATCTCCCTCTCCCTTTTTCATCTTTCCTTCTATTTCTTTTTCTTTCAGCTAATGTGAAATTAATCAAATTGAAGAAAAATACAAATAAATAAACCCGTATAATCAAATGATAAATATATCATTTCTTTCCCCGAAATTCCCAGTTCTCCTTAATAAATCATAGTTTAACGAGGGTAGAAAGTGCCAAACAATTATCAGCCATTTTATACAAAACGCCTGCTGATTTATAGAAGACGCTAACGCTAACCTCACCAGTTTCCTTCATTGCATCGCTGCAAGTATCGTAGTCAGTCAACGCAGCGCTAAGGTTAATGTTGAGGCTAAAACCATCATTCCCCTGAATATTCTTAAGGGCCTTGTCCAAGTTGTCAAACGCGCTACCGAAGGTGGACAAACAAACCGCAACTCCTCCGTCGCCTTTCGGCTCTTTCTTGGCCATATCTTTGGCTTGCATGGTCCGCTTCATTAGCTCTTTTATGGCCATATCCGTCGCTGCGTTGACATTCGTTTGACCCTTAATCGTGCGTCTGCATAATTTTGGATAATCCGCCACAGTGCAGGGGTCACCGAGAGAAAGCTTCAACGCTTGGCTTGAGGCAACGAGAAGGAGGAAGGTCGTCCCGAGGAGGGTCATAAGGAGATTGATTGACATTGTGCGTGTAGTATAAACACGGAAACGTATATATATTGTATGAGTATATGTATATATATATATACGTTCTTGTGTTTTTGCTTGAACAACCGATTAGGTTTCATGAAGAGGAAGGACTTGAGTTTATATATGCGCATGCTAAAAAATGTTTATATTTAGTAAGATTTTGAGTGAATTGACACCGGTGAATTAGACAATAACAGGTCTATTTTGGTATGTTTGTTAGTTTAGGTATGGTTATGGTTATTGTTTTCTTGTTCTATTTAGGGTGAAAAATAAAGATTTGTTTTAGCAAAAATGGAGCTTTTTTCTGTGAAACTGAGTTGAGTTTCAGTTACATATACAGTGTTATATATCAGTAACAAATCACGTGGTAAATGATAAGATAAGAGATGGATCTTTCTGGATTATAGACGGCTAACTGTTAGGATATTAATCCAACCTTGTGCTTATGGAACTCAACGATCAATTTGATAACAAACTCTGTTCTTGGTTTTATTAACTTTAAAGGTTTTCTTTAGAACACAATATAGATCACAAGTCAACTCTTATGCAAAGCCTAACTTGTTCTTTCTATCTATTGTATTCTCTTTGTATCGGATGATCCTAAAAGCTATGACTTCCTCCCTATTTATAGTCCTCGGACTTTCCTATTATCAATTGCCTTAGCAATTTAGTTTAACCGACATGATAACGTGAAAAAGAAAACTAACGTCTTTCCTTTATTGTGCAGGTATAGCTTATTGGGCTGAGATTGAGTTTGGCCCATCTTCTCACAATCTCCACCTTGTGGCCCAACTAACTTCACCTCTTCTTGTTCCTTCCTGGATGAGATCGTCAACACACACAAATGGTGGCTCGAGCTCTTGCTTGTGCGATTCGATAACCTGAACTGGTGAAAGCTTAGCCAAGTTTCTCCGGTGTTCCTCTCTATCGCCAAAAGTCTCCACCTGCAACTCATCTTTGCGGTGTTACATCTTCTCCTCGAAGCGGTGAGGAAGCTTATCGGCGAATCTCCTTCGCCGTAGCTCCGATGTAGCTCGTACGCCGCTACCTCTTCTTCACTCGTCTTTGATTTCTGTTACTCGAGATCGATTCTACTCCCAGATCCTCAACTCTCTCCCTTCACTCAAATCACCTGATCATCAACTACTCCCTTTGGGTAAGAGACCCGTAATCACTTTTAAAAGAAGCTCGCGAGTTCTTCTTTTTCCTTGGTGATTTACGAATCTTTGTCTTGTATGTTGTAGGTGATGAATGATTTGTTCAATCTTGCCAGTTTACTGCAGCACTCTGGTAAGATTCTTCAACTTTGAGTTTACTTGAAATGGTAGTATAAGTCTCTGTGTCGGTTTGTATCATGTGGTCTCTTAGAAGCTTTGTTCTTACATATGTCCCTCTTCAGCTCTTGATAAAAGTTACTGTCTTTATGGTAGCTGTTTAAGACTATGTCTTATGAACAATATCTTGCTTCTGTTTCAGCGAGATACTCGTCTCCCTTCAGCCTCCATAGCTGTTTAAGACGTTCTCTCCACGTAGTCATCTTCCTTAAGCCAATGTTTCTTCATTGAGCTTTGTCATCCGTTCCTAACACCTTTTCTTTAGCTACTCCACCTTGAGCTAAAGATCCCCATGCCTCCCCTCTCCTTCCCACAGGTAACGTATCCCTAAACTTTCAAAGTTTCTTCATTGTTGCTAAGAAGTAACCGGAGCACTAACTCAACACTTCTTCTGTGGCGAGGTTGCAACAATGACGTTACCTGTGGCGCCTAGCTCTTTTAGGCGACGTTCAAGAGATCACAACAGAGATCAAACTTAGGCCCGGTAAGGCTTTCATTAAGAAATCTGCTGGATTCTTGCTAGTATGGATCTTAGATAGGTGAACCTTGCCTTTTGCTACAACGTCTCTGATAAAATGGTATTTAGTGTCTATGTGTTTAGTTCTTTCGTGATGAACATGATTCTTTGCTAGGGCTATAGCACTTTGTGAATCACAATGAATTTTAACACTTTCTTGTTCAAAACCTAACTCTGCACATATTCTTCTCAACCATATGGCTTCTTTCGCGGCTGCGGTAAGAGCCATGTACTCTGCTTCAGTTGTCGAAAGAGCTACCAGGTCTTGTACGCTCGATTTCCAACTAACTGTGTTACCCCAAACTTGAAACACGTATCCAGTAACTGATCTCCTTCGGTCGAGGTCAGTTGCATAATCAGAGTCACAAAATCCTTCAATACTAAACTTTGAGTGCTTAGTAATCGTGAGACTTCTTCTTGTAGCACCTTTTAGATATCGTAGAACCCACTTTATGGCTGACCAATGTTCTCTTCCTGGTTCTGACATGAAACGGCTTACGAGTCCTACCGCGAAGCCCAGATCAGGTCTTGAACCAACCATTGCGTATATGAGACTGCCCACCGCGCTTGCATACGGTATGTTCTCCATGTGCCTTCCTTCTTCTTCCTTTTGGTCTTTAGTAAGACTTTTCAGTTTGAACTGAGTTGAGGTTGGCTTAGTCACTTCCTTAGCTTCAGACATTCCAAACGAATTTAGAACTTTCTCAAAGTAGTTCTCTTGCGATAATACTAAAGTTCCCTTTGTTCTGTCTCTTATGATAGCCATTCCCAATATCCTTGAAGCTTTTCCTAAGTCTTTCATCTCAAACTCTTTATTCAAACTTTCCTTGACACTTCTGATTTCTTGTTTATCTCCTGAAGCTATCAGTATATCGTCGACGTATAGAAGTAGATACACGGCTTGTTCTGTGTTCACGTTTCTCATGTAAACACATGGGTCTTCTTTGCTTCTTACAAACCGCTGGCTTTTCATGAAACAGTCAAACTTGAGATTCCACTGCCTTGGAGACTGTTTCAATCCATATAGTGACTTCTTTAGTAAACAAACTTTATTTTCATCTCCTTTCTTTATGAATCCTTCCGGTTGATTCATTAGAATTCTTTCTTCCAAGTCTCCATGAAGAAAAGCTGTTTTAACGTCCATCTGCTCCAGCTCATAATCTTTATTGACCACGAGAGATAACATCAATCTGATCGACACATGCTTCACTACAGGTGAAAACACTTCATTGTAGTCGATCCCCTCCTTTTGAGAAAATCCCTGAGCAACCAATCTGCCTTTATACCTCGGATCTTCGACTCCAGGTATTCCAGGTTTTAACTTGAAGATCCACTTGCTGCCTATGACTTTTGCATTCTCAGGTCTTTCAATGAGCGTCCAAGTACGAGCTCTTTGAAGAGAATTCATCTCCTCTCTTGCAACATTCTTCCAAAACTTGCTCTTCTTACTCATCATGGCTTCTTTATATGACTCTGGCTCGTTGATTTCAATCTCTTCAGAGACAGCTAAAGCGTAAGCTGCGAAATCAGAGTCTTCGAACCTAGAAGGTGGTTTGATTGTCCTTCGAACTCTGTCTCGTGCAAGCATATATCCATCGAGTTCTGGTTCTACTTCTGAGTCTTTACCTTCTTCTACAGAACTGGTTTCTTCTGAGCTTTCTGATTCTTCTGCTTCAGAAGCTCCACCTTGAACCAATGGTTCTTCGGTTTTACTTGTAGGTAGTGTAGGGCCTTCTATTAGGTTTTCTTTAAACGTCACTATTTTGGTTTTCTTCTTTTCTGATTCTACATCTTCTCGATGGGTCACTGTGTGCTTAAACATCTCTTCCTCATTAAACACTAAATTCCTACTAGTGACACATATTCTCTCTTCAGACAGCCACACTCGATATCCTTTTACCCCGAATGGGTAACCTAAGAAAACGCCTTTTACGGCCCTAGGACTTGTCTTTCCATGAATAACATAGGCAGAGCAGCCGAAACTCCTTAAGTGATTCAACTCAAGTTTTACACCTGACCATACTTCTTCCGGTAAGCGGTATTCTATGGCAAAACTTGGTGATCGGTTAACAATGTAGACCGCTGTTGATGCAGCTTCAGCCCAGAAGTCTTCGCCTAACCCAGATTCTGCGAGCATGCATCTCACCTTCTCCATGATTGTCATGTTCATTCTTTCAGACACACCGTTTTGTTGTGGCGTGTATGGACAAGTCTTGTGTCTTTTGATACCACAGTCTTTGCATAGTTTGTCAAATTGTTTATTGCAAAACTCTAACCCGTTGTCTGTCCTAAGACACTTGATTTTCTTCCCTGTGCTGTTCTCCACGGCTTCCTTCCATTCTTTGAATTTGCTGAAGGCTTCATCTTTAGATTTTAAGAAATAAATCCAAACCTATCGAGAATAATCATCTATGAAGCTTATAAAGTACTTGCATCCTCTTAGACTCTCAGGGCTTGATGGCGCGCCCCATAGGTCAGAATGTATGTACTCCAAAACGCCTTTTGACGTGTATTTAGCCGTTGGAAAACTTTGTTTGTGAGACTTTCCCAGAACACAGGTCTCACAAAACTCTAGTTTATCCACTTCTTTATTGGACAAGTATCTATCCTTCACGACCACATTCAGATTCTTTAAGCTCATATGTCCCAGACGTGAGTGTCATATCTTTGTCTTGTCAGTTTCTGCCCTTGACACATTCGCTTCTCCTTTCATAATTGTTCCTTGCAAGTAATACAATCCTTCATGGTACTTACCGGATAAAATCTCTTTCCCATATTTGAAGAAACATATTAAGAAGTCTTCTCCTTCGTATTTGCAACCTGCTCGTTCTAGCATCCCGTAGGATATTAGATTCCTGCTCATATTAGGCATATATCTTACATTTGTAAGAATAACCACGGTTCTGTCGGGTCTCACGATCCTGATCTTGCCAATCCCTTTGACGTCGCAGTGAGTGTTGTTTGCCATCAGAACTTTTCCTCCTTGAAATTTTACTAGGTCAAACAGAACATCTTTGTTGGGTGTGATATGGAAAGAACAACCGCAATCCAAGACCCATTCTGAACTGGCATCGTGTGTACTAATTGTTGCTTAGGCTCTTCAGCTACATTGGCAGCTCTATGCGTTTTCTTCTCTGGACATTCCCGCTTCCAATGTCCTTCCTTCCCGTATGTCCAACATCCTTTGTTGTTCTTATCATATCTTGGCTTTGATTTAGATCGCCCGGGCCTGCTCTTAGATCTGCCTTTACCGTTTCGGTTTCCACCCTTGTTAGATGATCTTCCCCTGTCTTCTACGTATAGCCCTTCANNNNNNNNNNNNNNNNNNNNNNNNNNNNNNNNNNNNNNNNNNNNNNNNNNNNNNNNNNNNNNNNNNNNNNNNNNNNNNNNNNNNNNNNNNNNNNNNNNNNNNNNNNNNNNNNNNNNNNNNNNNTATTTGAGAGTTTCCTTAAGATGATCATACATACGCGGCATTGAGTTTAGTAACAGGATAGCTTGAACTTCTTCTGAGACATCCACGTTTGAGTTACTTAGGTCTGCTACTAACTTTAGAAAATCATCAACGTTTGCATCTATGCCCTTAGAATCGTTCATCTTGAACGTGTAGAACTTATGTTGCAAGTAGATATGATTCGGCAAAGAGGTTTCTGTGTACAGCGTGTTTAATGCGGTCCACATTGCAGCAGCGTTTTCACAATGGCTGATCTTCCGTAGAACTTGGTTACCTACGTTGACGATGATGAGGTCTTTAGCCTTCTCCGACTTTCCAAGTTTATCAGGGTTGATCTTTGAGCTTGAATCTGTAGTTCCATCTCCTGTGACCTTCGTATCTCCTTATGCTTCCTCTTTAGGCGGATCCAACAGAAGGACTCATCAGTTAGGATGTCCTTTAGCCCCAGGACTCCAAAGTGAGCCATCATACGAACTTTCCACAACGAGAAATCTCCGGTTCTGTCGAACCTATCAATTTCGATCCTCGTTTTCCCCATCCCTTAAGCACATGCAATCTAACCTGGATTGCTCTGATACCACTTGTTAGGATATTAATCCAACCTTGTGCTTATGGAACTCAACGATCAATTTGATAACAAACTCTGTTCTTGGTTTTATTAACTTTAAAGGTTTCTTTAGAACACAATATAGATCACAAGACAACTCTTATGCAAAGCCTAACTTGTTCTTTCTATCTATTGTATTCTCTTTGTATCGGATGATCCTAAAAGCTATGACTTCCTCCCTATTTATAGTCCCCAGACTTTCCTATTACCAATTGCCTTAGCAGTTTAGTTTAACCGACATGATAACGTGAAAAAGAAAACTAACGTCTTTCCTTTATTGTGCAGGTATAGCTTATTGGGCTGAGATTGAGTTTGGCCCATCTTCCCACACTAACAAACAAAGAATGTTACAAACAAGACTAATATGAAGAGTGAATTTTGTGCTAGGTTCTTGGAGTTGAAGTGCCATCTCAATGCTATTCGTTTATCTCACAGCGACCATATTTTCCATGAAATACCGATAAACTCATAATGGCCAGCTTCTAAACAAGAGCCTCTAGTTCTTCTAACAATTCGATTTCGAACTTCCAATCATCCCTTCACGAATGGTAAAAGAAGTTTCAGTAGAATTGAACATTATGAAAACACAACGTGATATAAAATAAAGTGGCATAAAATAAATAAATAAAATAAAGTGGCATATGGTATTGAATAGTGTCGGGCGCTGATTAACGGATCATGTTTGTTTTTGTTTCCAATTACACGGATTGGGTCAAATCTAGTTACAGTTTAGTTACTGGGCCGAGATTGTCCGAATAATAATTATGAGAACCAACTTAAAATTTAATCGGCCTAATAATAATTTGAGAGCCCAACTAATTTTACGCAAAAAATATGGCGAGTGGATGTAGTAAACGATGAATCATTCCACAAGTTTCCAAATCCTTAGAGCTTAGAAGAAACCAGAGTAGTTTATTATTGTTATTATTATTATAAATATAACCCTTTTATTCACCGATAATAATAGTTACAAAGCATTGATGGGCTTGTCCCTTTGTCCTTTCCTACATGTGACCGAGTAAATAAACCATTCATGTACCATTTTTTTCTTTTGTCGGCATAGCAAAGCAGAATTTTTACGAAGGAAACATGTCAATAACACCTCCATTTCTTTTCTTTTTAATCCAACGTTAAATACCATAACTTTCATTCCTCGGTAAAGAATGATCCACTAGAGTCGTCCATCATCGCAAAAGGCATGTTCTCTGACGGCTTCCAATGACGTTTTCTTTGGTTTATAAACCAATTGTTAATCTGTTTCTGGTCTAAACCCGTTGCATCAGCTAAAGCTATCTTATCCCCTTCCTGTACACATTCACATGATATTCTATCACCACCACTAATTAAATATATAATTGTAATTATGGTTAGTGTGTTTATGGCTTACAGTAGGGTAAGGCCACTTATAATGAACATTCCACCAATCAAGAAGAGCTTGTCTTGCTTCTTTTGGTAGCTTTCCTTTCTTTTTCTTCTTTGAAAACTCCAGCTTTAAAGAACTTATACGGCTCCCGAATTTACGCAGCAGTCTGTCCTTGAGATCACGATCTTCGCATATTTGTTTCCCGTCCTGTAATATCTCATCGCCTCCATTCAGTTCCTCGTCGGATGAAACTGCACCATCTTCCGCACATGCAAAATTGACAGTCAAATCAGTAGCTTTTATGCCGTTAGAATGAAGTGAAACATATATCACATGCACGTCGATATTAATGGTTAGAAAAAGTTAGTAGAAAACAGAAGGAAAACCACGAACATGGAATCAAATAAAAATAATAACTCTACAGTTAGAGAGCTGGCTTCTCGGCTAAAACGGCTCAATAAGCAGAGAGGGCAAAACTGGTAAAGAAGAGAGAACTTCGAGGGTGCACACGATTGTTGAGTGCAGCATTCAAAACAAAGCCGCCGCAGTGAATAGTTACCTCCATTGTCATTGTGTCAGTAGAGAGGACTAATAGTCTTGTCTCCATGAGGACACATCCCCCACACTTGCCCTACTTTATCATCCAATTCAAAGATGACATGTGTACATACTTAATACATGTTCTGTGAACCCCCTAAATTTACGCTTTCACCTCACATTTATGTCCTCTCCACACAACACCCCAACACCCAAACTTCATTTTCACTTTTTTTCTCACTCTCTCTCTTTTTAATAAGTTAGAACATTTTATATTTACATGCCCCAACGACTCTACTGACCCACTTACCCAGAGAGCTTCCTGACATCAAACTCCACCCCAAAAGATGATTCAAGAAACATTACCTGATTTCATAATAGTTTTGACTGTGTGACAGAACAATTGCGTCCGAGAAAGCAACCGTAGTTACTACCGAATTAAAAGAGTTCACTTTCAGTCAGTCATGCACTAACAAAATAGTGGACTAACCTAATATTACTACATACACACAATACTAGAGAAATTATATATTAAAACAAGTAATCCGCAAAAGATGAG
Coding sequences within:
- the LOC106293866 gene encoding pectinesterase inhibitor 1: MSINLLMTLLGTTFLLLVASSQALKLSLGDPCTVADYPKLCRRTIKGQTNVNAATDMAIKELMKRTMQAKDMAKKEPKGDGGVAVCLSTFGSAFDNLDKALKNIQGNDGFSLNINLSAALTDYDTCSDAMKETGEVSVSVFYKSAGVLYKMADNCLALSTLVKL